Proteins encoded by one window of Salvia splendens isolate huo1 chromosome 5, SspV2, whole genome shotgun sequence:
- the LOC121804479 gene encoding LOW QUALITY PROTEIN: ankyrin repeat protein SKIP35-like (The sequence of the model RefSeq protein was modified relative to this genomic sequence to represent the inferred CDS: inserted 1 base in 1 codon) produces METKKVTVFGIEGGAGSDINXKGLDIENQINMDEPHCSEIEMMEMETAETEISRMCNEGEHGSEIVGFSSEKCEGRSHRNVVFSREAPLVVKEDASISSCSCGAEKLKSRLAASDSLPGKSGRKLSRQDRIELGRLFQGAVSSHDWELSESLILLADPQTLNDALCIALDSVWFLSTQQELHGITGLIKKIIANGAYDFTRAALRTSFLASCVSACQSHTMSLTDTVTVMAQRLHERLQECNGDEVLKAEAGAKVQKFTEWALKCIRFHSRCQGNRGRVGHNSPVEIQLQLSAFKTFLDLAGNHLTGKDFTEAFDAACFPLTLFSSSFDPGWASGISATAIQGLLGMLVEGGADNVNQCFLEASRFGSTELVRILLQIAQRNSLDVDVDLALGFASHYAKIGTMECLVEEGNATAFLGPLMRAAERGCMAVVQWFVQRGCRDMELCLALTAATSRSQVGAASYLLPHVPQHVLAALSIEILKAAGERSGGSLEGVAFLLHADFLGDPVATYAVTDSIARSEDEAVAPELRAFLKEHWSDASFLEGLREGEVHFSNLVQILRWGESPVCLRDLPAPLRVVIAYLPLYRECVKAGGRLLSQRHRGQLVEAARRLEGVVLNEPGQRRELMAVMEHHLPPFFITAQGSGVEK; encoded by the exons ATGGAAACAAAGAAGGTGACTGTATTCGGTATAGAAGGTGGGGCTGGAAGTGATATTA GCAAAGGGTTAGACATTGAGAATCAGATCAATATGGATGAGCCTCACTGTTCTGAGATTGAAATGATGGAAATGGAAACGGCTGAGACTGAGATATCGAGGATGTGCAATGAGGGGGAACATGGATCTGAAATTGTTGGCTTTAGCTCTGAGAAGTGCGAGGGAAGAAGCCATAGAAATGTGGTTTTCTCTAGAGAAGCTCCTCTTGTCGTTAAGGAAGATGCCAGCATTAGCTCTTGTAGCTGTGGAGCTGAGAAACTGAAATCCAGATTAGCTGCTTCTGATTCTCTGCCTGGAAAGAGTGGGAGGAAGCTCAGTCGACAAGATAGAATTGAACTAGGTCGATTGTTTCAGGGTGCTGTGAGTTCCCATGACTGGGAGCTTTCTGAGAGTCTGATCTTGTTGGCTGATCCACAGACTCTAAATGATGCACTGTGCATTGCTTTGGATTCAGTCTGGTTTTTGAGCACACAGCAAGAATTACATGGAATTACTGGATTAATCAAGAAGATTATTGCTAATGGGGCGTATGACTTTACTCGAGCAGCACTCAGGACTTCCTTTCTTGCTTCATGTGTTTCTGCTTGCCAAAGTCACACAATGAGCCTTACTGACACTGTTACTGTAATGGCGCAAAG GTTACATGAAAGGCTTCAAGAGTGCAACGGGGATGAAGTCTTGAAGGCTGAAGCTGGCGCTAAAGTTCAGAAATTTACCGAGTGGGCTCTTAAATGTATAAGATTCCATTCTCGCTGCCAGGGAAACAGGGGCAGAGTAGGCCATAATTCTCCTGTTGAGATACAACTACAGCTATCTGCTTTCAAGACCTTCCTGGATCTTGCAGGCAACCATCTTACCGGGAAGGATTTTACTGAAGCGTTTGATGCAGCTTGCTTCCCACTTACCCTCTTCTCTAGCTCATTTGATCCTGGATGGGCATCAGGTATATCAGCTACTGCGATCCAAGGATTACTGGGCATGCTAGTTGAGGGTGGTGCAGACAATGTTAACCAGTGTTTTTTGGAGGCTTCACGTTTTGGGAGTACTGAACTTGTTCGCATTTTATTGCAG ATTGCTCAAAGGAACagcttggatgtggatgttgatcTGGCCCTGGGCTTTGCTTCACACTATGCTAAAATTGGTACTATGGAATGTCTTGTTGAAGAGGGTAATGCTACGGCTTTCTTGGGTCCTTTGATGAGAGCTGCCGAAAGGGGCTGCATGGCGGTTGTTCAGTGGTTCGTCCAAAGGGGTTGCCGAGACATGGAGCTCTGTCTTGCCCTTACAGCTGCCACTTCACGCAGTCAAGTAGGTGCCGCGTCATATCTTCTCCCTCACGTTCCTCAGCACGTTCTCGCTGCCCTCAGTATCGAAATACTCAAGGCCGCTGGCGAGCGAAGTGGTGGCTCTCTCGAAGGGGTAGCTTTCCTCCTTCACGCAGACTTTCTCGGGGACCCCGTCGCAACCTACGCCGTCACCGACAGCATCGCCAGATCAGAAGACGAGGCGGTCGCCCCTGAGTTGAGGGCGTTTTTGAAAGAACACTGGTCGGACGCCTCCTTCTTGGAGGGACTAAGGGAAGGAGAGGTACACTTCTCAAACCTAGTCCAGATTTTGAGATGGGGCGAGTCGCCGGTTTGTCTGAGGGATCTGCCCGCCCCGCTGAGGGTGGTGATAGCGTACCTGCCTCTGTATAGGGAGTGTGTGAAGGCGGGAGGGCGGCTGTTGTCTCAGAGGCATCGGGGGCAGCTGGTGGAAGCCGCGAGGCGGCTGGAGGGGGTGGTCCTCAATGAGCCCGGGCAAAGGAGAGAACTAATGGCAGTCATGGAGCATCATCTACCTCCATTTTTCATCACTGCTCAAGGTTCAGGTGtagaaaaataa
- the LOC121802419 gene encoding uncharacterized protein LOC121802419 isoform X1, with protein MSSYDKSDVADREVRDRGEKEENKDEEKGGFLDKVKGFIHDIGEKIEGTVGFGKPTADVTEIHIPHISMEKAEIVVDVLVTNPNPVPIPLIDINYLVESDGRKLVSGLIPDAGTIHAHGSETVKLPLCLIYDDIKSTYDDIQPGSVIPYRVKVDLIVDVPVFGRLTFPLEKTGEIPIPYKPEIDLDKINFDKFSFEETSATLHLKLGNQNDFDLCLNDIDFEIWLCDVSIGSADLSKPTNIEKKGAGFIDVPITFRPKDCGSALWDMIRGRGTGYAIKGNVNVDTPFGPMKLPITKEGGETRLKKNKEDGGDDDDEVCL; from the coding sequence ATGTCGTCTTACGATAAGTCAGATGTGGCCGATAGGGAAGTGAGGGACAGAggggagaaagaagaaaataaagatgAGGAGAAGGGTGGCTTTTTGGACAAGGTTAAAGGTTTCATCCACGACATTGGCGAGAAAATCGAGGGAACAGTCGGATTTGGGAAGCCAACTGCAGATGTTACTGAGATCCACATCCCTCATATCAGTATGGAGAAGGCCGAGATAGTTGTGGACGTCCTTGTCACAAACCCGAATCCTGTTCCAATCCCCCTCATCGACATAAACTATTTGGTCGAGAGCGATGGGAGGAAGCTGGTCTCTGGGTTGATTCCCGATGCGGGGACAATCCACGCACATGGCTCAGAGACTGTCAAGCTGCCACTTTGTCTTATATACGATGATATCAAGAGCACGTACGATGATATCCAACCTGGGAGTGTGATTCCTTACAGAGTTAAGGTCGACCTCATTGTGGATGTGCCCGTGTTTGGCAGGCTTACTTTTCCCCTCGAGAAGACCGGGGAGATCCCCATTCCTTACAAACCAGAGATTGATCTCGACAAGATTAATTTCGATAAATTCTCTTTCGAAGAAACCAGTGCCACACTTCATTTGAAGCTGGGAAACCAGAACGACTTCGACCTATGCCTTAATGATATTGACTTTGAGATTTGGCTATGCGATGTGAGCATTGGCAGCGCTGATCTCAGCAAGCCTACTAATATCGAGAAGAAGGGGGCGGGCTTCATCGATGTTCCCATCACGTTTAGGCCCAAGGACTGTGGCTCTGCCCTTTGGGATATGATACGAGGAAGGGGGACAGGCTACGCCATAAAAGGAAACGTCAATGTGGACACGCCTTTTGGGCCTATGAAGCTTCCGATTACCAAGGAGGGTGGCGAAACTCGTCTCAAGAAGAACAAGGAAGATGGAggcgatgatgatgatgaggtaTGCTTATAA
- the LOC121802419 gene encoding uncharacterized protein LOC121802419 isoform X2, producing MSSYDKSDVADREVRDRGEKEENKDEEKGGFLDKVKGFIHDIGEKIEGTVGFGKPTADVTEIHIPHISMEKAEIVVDVLVTNPNPVPIPLIDINYLVESDGRKLVSGLIPDAGTIHAHGSETVKLPLCLIYDDIKSTYDDIQPGSVIPYRVKVDLIVDVPVFGRLTFPLEKTGEIPIPYKPEIDLDKINFDKFSFEETSATLHLKLGNQNDFDLCLNDIDFEIWLCDVSIGSADLSKPTNIEKKGAGFIDVPITFRPKDCGSALWDMIRGRGTGYAIKGNVNVDTPFGPMKLPITKEGGETRLKKNKEDGGDDDDEE from the exons ATGTCGTCTTACGATAAGTCAGATGTGGCCGATAGGGAAGTGAGGGACAGAggggagaaagaagaaaataaagatgAGGAGAAGGGTGGCTTTTTGGACAAGGTTAAAGGTTTCATCCACGACATTGGCGAGAAAATCGAGGGAACAGTCGGATTTGGGAAGCCAACTGCAGATGTTACTGAGATCCACATCCCTCATATCAGTATGGAGAAGGCCGAGATAGTTGTGGACGTCCTTGTCACAAACCCGAATCCTGTTCCAATCCCCCTCATCGACATAAACTATTTGGTCGAGAGCGATGGGAGGAAGCTGGTCTCTGGGTTGATTCCCGATGCGGGGACAATCCACGCACATGGCTCAGAGACTGTCAAGCTGCCACTTTGTCTTATATACGATGATATCAAGAGCACGTACGATGATATCCAACCTGGGAGTGTGATTCCTTACAGAGTTAAGGTCGACCTCATTGTGGATGTGCCCGTGTTTGGCAGGCTTACTTTTCCCCTCGAGAAGACCGGGGAGATCCCCATTCCTTACAAACCAGAGATTGATCTCGACAAGATTAATTTCGATAAATTCTCTTTCGAAGAAACCAGTGCCACACTTCATTTGAAGCTGGGAAACCAGAACGACTTCGACCTATGCCTTAATGATATTGACTTTGAGATTTGGCTATGCGATGTGAGCATTGGCAGCGCTGATCTCAGCAAGCCTACTAATATCGAGAAGAAGGGGGCGGGCTTCATCGATGTTCCCATCACGTTTAGGCCCAAGGACTGTGGCTCTGCCCTTTGGGATATGATACGAGGAAGGGGGACAGGCTACGCCATAAAAGGAAACGTCAATGTGGACACGCCTTTTGGGCCTATGAAGCTTCCGATTACCAAGGAGGGTGGCGAAACTCGTCTCAAGAAGAACAAGGAAGATGGAggcgatgatgatgatgag GAGTGA